Proteins encoded within one genomic window of Candidatus Syntrophocurvum alkaliphilum:
- a CDS encoding TRAP transporter small permease, protein MVIFENFFTKITKGMDLIAGVCVFIIMVVVVANIILRSTINQPILGTYEIVSYLTATAIALSLAYCAIQNGHIAIDYIVNRLSHHFQRVLNIVINSFSFIFLSIISYQMMIFALSMKSNGIITANAQIPVFPFVFIIGIGFATLSIVYGIKVVSSLIKIPFSLPFAMPSFPLSLPAVSKRSSK, encoded by the coding sequence ATGGTTATTTTTGAAAATTTTTTTACCAAAATTACTAAAGGAATGGATTTAATTGCAGGTGTATGTGTTTTTATAATAATGGTTGTTGTTGTTGCAAATATTATTCTCCGTTCAACTATAAACCAACCCATCTTAGGTACATATGAAATAGTAAGTTATTTAACAGCTACTGCAATAGCTTTATCACTCGCTTACTGCGCTATACAAAATGGCCATATAGCAATTGACTATATTGTGAACCGGTTATCACATCATTTTCAAAGAGTTTTAAATATAGTTATTAACTCATTTTCATTTATATTTTTGTCTATTATAAGCTACCAAATGATGATTTTTGCTTTGAGTATGAAATCCAACGGAATAATTACTGCCAATGCTCAAATACCTGTATTTCCTTTTGTTTTTATAATTGGTATAGGATTTGCAACTCTTTCTATCGTATATGGTATTAAAGTAGTTAGTAGTCTGATAAAAATCCCATTTTCATTGCCATTTGCCATGCCTAGTTTTCCTTTATCACTACCTGCTGTGTCAAAAAGGAGTAGCAAATGA
- a CDS encoding TRAP transporter substrate-binding protein codes for MKRIISISLLVFLTLIIFTISGCTNSEDENHNLDLAHFFPSTHPVHTQLLEPWADEIESTTDGRIKIHIHPAETLLQADAIYDGVDHKLADIGLSCFSYTRGRFPVSEVFELPGITYESSEVASIVAWEGINKINPQEVQDTKLLMLFTTGPGHLYTKEPVRSLEDLMGMDIRATGLSAKTLTELGANPIPMSQAGAYEALSRGVVKGNLGPIEVLKGWNQANVTQYVTKTPFLYNNVFFITMNKDSWAALDNELQETMLEINEKYLYEVAAGLWDKQNEEALEWIVEEKNMKTFTLTEEEKERWKSQVNTIQDDFVNEMNALDLDGKNILNTVKDLVDKYNN; via the coding sequence ATGAAAAGAATAATTAGTATTTCATTATTAGTATTTCTTACATTAATCATTTTTACAATTAGTGGCTGCACTAATTCAGAGGACGAAAATCATAACCTTGATTTAGCACATTTTTTCCCATCAACTCATCCAGTTCATACACAGCTACTTGAACCTTGGGCAGATGAAATTGAATCCACAACTGATGGAAGAATAAAAATTCATATTCATCCAGCAGAAACTTTATTACAGGCTGATGCAATTTACGATGGAGTTGACCATAAACTTGCTGATATTGGTCTATCATGCTTTTCTTATACAAGAGGGCGATTCCCAGTTTCAGAAGTATTTGAACTACCAGGCATAACCTATGAAAGCTCAGAAGTTGCAAGTATAGTTGCATGGGAAGGAATTAATAAAATTAATCCACAAGAAGTTCAAGACACCAAACTATTAATGCTATTTACTACAGGACCAGGACATTTGTATACTAAAGAACCTGTTAGAAGTCTTGAAGATTTAATGGGAATGGATATTCGTGCAACAGGTCTTTCAGCTAAAACTTTAACTGAATTAGGTGCAAATCCAATTCCTATGTCACAAGCAGGTGCTTATGAAGCTTTATCTAGAGGTGTAGTCAAAGGTAATCTTGGACCAATAGAGGTGTTAAAGGGATGGAATCAAGCAAATGTAACACAGTATGTTACAAAAACACCATTTCTATATAATAATGTTTTCTTTATTACTATGAACAAAGATTCATGGGCAGCACTAGATAACGAACTACAAGAAACAATGTTAGAGATTAATGAAAAATATTTATATGAAGTTGCAGCAGGCTTATGGGATAAACAAAATGAAGAAGCTTTAGAGTGGATAGTAGAAGAAAAAAATATGAAAACCTTTACATTAACCGAAGAGGAAAAAGAACGCTGGAAATCTCAGGTTAATACAATACAAGATGATTTCGTAAATGAAATGAATGCCTTAGATTTGGACGGTAAGAATATTTTAAATACAGTTAAAGATTTAGTTGATAAATATAATAATTAA